agtgctgtgagcgccccctgctgccgaGAGCcatactgagacacagaggcgcACTCTCTGTTTAAATCTACGATGCTTTAAAGGACGtgatcacatctttatctcactgaagtctgtaaaccactcactctccagtgattttaacatcacacacacacactgctgcctccatcactaagttctaatgtctgattttgtcaattcggcatttTAAACCCTTTgttcagcagctcctgtgtccccgcagctaaaatcactgatgtcctctatgggctttggtgtgagagagtgagcggtttacaaacttcagtttcctgttggaaatgtctgtctcacagtgacataaagacgtgatcatgtgacgtagatgccGTAGACTTCAACGGACGAAGATTTTATTGCACAAGTATTTTTGGATACTTGGAACTTagtgatgttaaaatgactgatttcctccatgaggtttggtgtgggagagttcaGGTGTTTGTTCAGCAGCGAgcgagcgagtgtgtgtgtttcctgagcGCGAGCCTCAGGTGACGTTGTTGGATTTTTATAAACATATTCTTCTACAAAAAGAAGCTTTGGTGGAAATGTAACGTCTCGTTCGGTGAaagcttttgtgtgtttgtgtttttcctgctgtgtgtgagtctctctTCTCTGCCTGTGTTGCGTGCAGGCCCTGCAGCAGCCTGCAGATGGCAGCAGAGAACAGCAAATGAGCTTCACACTGAGCTGAGTTGAATCCACTGTAAATACAATGATCCACTTTATTCATTTCTATCTAAAGGGCATTTTCCTGTGAAATAAAGTGTTCAcagttgatgtgtttttatggaATAAACTGGgatttatttgatgtttttctttatataaACAAAATCGACACATATATAAAACACTGTATATGTCAGGTAACAATCCTGTTTATATGGAAGATAATTCAAATGAACTAGTcacaaattatatttttataaatcTCAACAGTGTTGACACTTAATTTGATGATGTTGAAATAACAACCATTATGTTCAAAATCATAGGTTTAAATAATCAAAGCTAATTCCCtttaatatttgttaaaaatCTCTGAATCAGTTTAAACATGTGTGAAATAAGGATGATTATTCTTCACCTGCAGAATcaagtgacatcacagtgtttGTGAAGTTCTTCATAatattttttacagtctgttgttgttttgcttttattttgcttcTGGAGTTAATGAGGTGTTTTATTGTGGCGGGGGAGGAAGGGAAGCAGAGTGTTGCATCACTGCCCTCgatgtttcctcctcctctgtttgtttatatttcactCACcgctctttgtttgtttgtttgtttgtttgtttgtttcctgaacttttacaacaaacaacaaaacacagagacttttactgttaatataACTGTTAATGtacaaatacatgtatatacctgtatatacatataggtatatacatgtatacatatatacatatgtgtatgtatatacatatatatactttatatataatTGTCGGGTTGGCGTAAGCTCGTGAAAAAAGTTCTGAAAGTTACAAATGGATGTGCTGAACAAAGCGAGTCAGCTGATCACACAGACAGGTAAATAGATagatcatctcctcctcctcctcctcctccctcaggtGAGAACCATCTGTCTTTTCTCCACAGAGAGAtcgggggaggagagggaggaggtaaATTAACAAGTTGCCACATGTTTCCAGGTTGTGAGGTGAAAgtggtgctgctgcttttaattACACCTGGACGCCGCTCATTAACTATCACTGTaaccagtgagagagagagggagagagagggggagagagcgagggagagagagagggagagacttgTTACGCATGAATAATTACAACATTCATGTTTCAGGGCTGGTTTCTGTTGGGCGCGCTCAGAATTTAGAGCCAGAAAAAACAACTGAGAAATGTGAAAGTCAGAGATAGTTCAGTGTTTTTGACGTGTAGCTGTATgataccgtgtgtgtgtgtgtgtgtgtgtgtgtgtgtgtgtgtgtgtgtgtgtgtgtgtgtgtgtgtgtgtgtgtgctgccaaaatggctgaaaacacatttcagattttaacatcacacacacacacacacacacacacacacacacacacacacacacacaggagagccactgctgcctccatcactattcaaatgtcttattttggattattcagcattaaaaatgttgctttgttcagattgacgtcagtgacacaaagtgaccacacgaggcagcagaggaccagcagctcctgtgtccccgccagctaaaatcactgattttctctctgggctttggtgtgggagagtgagtggtttacaaacttcagttttctgtctcacagtgagataaagacgtgatcatgtgacgtagacatcatagacttaaactgatgtcaTAAACACAGTGTCGGTGAGTTTGCGGTTTAGAAATTGCcgaaataataatactaatgaataaatgaagctcACGGGGAGGAGAATAACGAGTGCTCTTCTTCTGCATTGGCATCGCAGCATCTGATGGGGAAggcagcgccacctgctggttgCTTGTACCAGTGCCGTCATTAGAGAAAAATATGGTGGAAAATTTTATGCCACATGTGTTGAAAACGTCAAGGAAGAGAAATCATAATTTAGATCAATATATAACTGCACTTACTTTACTtcagctctgtgtttttattgattattatcaagagcgctctctctctctctctctctctctctgatataATTGGTcttggtgtgttttttcttctcatatGCTACATTAATTATCAAAGCAATCAGACCAGGGACAATATGGCTTTATTTGCTcctgtgggagtgtgtgtgtgtgtgtgtgtgtgcgtgcgtgtgtggacAGGTGATATTCTTGTGCATGCTACACACAGCTGAGCACTTTTATGGCTCATTAAAAGCTCTGACAAGGCTTCAGTAGCTGTGGAGTCTGCTGGGAGCcaaggacagacacacacacacacacacacacacaggtttgttaGGACGCTGCATTGACTACCTGTCAAAtcccttttaattttttttctaaattccAAATTTCATTTTGTCTCgaattcagtttttttcctaataaataaaatgctaacacaaacagtgacagtgacgcCTGCCCATGAAGCTGTCGCACCAAATTATCGCAAAGCATCAAGATTACCAAGTATAAACATGGGAAACATAATCACCAGCAGACAATACGTTTGCTTATTGTCCATATCACCGAGCATCTAGTGTGGCCAGTAGGGGTCAGTCAAGTGAAACTGTTCAGTCGGGTCAGTTGTTaatatgagctggaataaaatatctgaataaaaatattagacatttcacagaatttcaaaataagtgtttGCTGCCGGTCGGGGGTGTGGTCGGGTTTCCCCTTGAAATTGGAACACACAGTTCCGATTTCATGCCCACTCGATGTCACTGTTTCCCCcgagtttttattttcaagtGTCACTATAGCAACGTAATATGTctaagaaaaagtaaaaaacgtaaattgcgattgtttaaaaaccatatgtatcaaaactttgaaaaagaaaagtccCGTTTTGTGACCCGCTTAAAGTTCCAACCCCGTCTCTACATTAAAGTATGTGACGCTCCAAAGTGGGCGGGTTCTGATCTTTTTTTCCAGCGTTTCCCAATTATTTgaatgtggacatttttttcGCAACTTTTTGCAATTTTTGCTCCCTACTTTCCCGAAACTCAAATATTGTTTGACGCAAATTCAAGGTAAGCCTCGTGTCGTAGAGTCTCACACATCATGGATACTCTTCTCGCACAACCTCTACGGTTTTTGTCAACTTCAGTGTCATCTTCTTCAACCAAGACCAGAGTGCGCCACCTACTGGGCAAGAAAATGCTGTGGCATGTACAGGCCTCACGGAGGTGCTAGCATACTGTCCTCAACGTGGCGGAAGATGATTAAAGATCTTTGAACTGTGATTCCAGACTTCTAAAGGTGACTGGGTGACTTTTTGATATTTTGCGAGGGAACTTCAAGAAGTTCTCGGCCTCATCTGGGGAAAAAGGGCTTGGCTcacaccgctttatcctccaccggagggtcgtggggggtgctgtgccaatctatCGAGAAAAATCTTTGTCCAGGGATTGAGGGAAACCATGGAGTGGAGAAGAAGGTGGAAGAAGCAACCATTTTTAGGAAAATtgatttaagactttttaaggaCCCGCGGCCACCCTGTGAAACTGCTAATGagaagaagctggagaatcCTTGTCTGCAAAGGGATAGAGAAAGTTTGACCGTTGTTCGACCGAGTGCTGTGACGTAAAAAGGAGATTATCTTGAGAATTTATCCTGAGGAACCCTTTGTTGTCCTTCAGATTATCGTTATTATTCCGTgactttgtggtcatttttgagggggttaacgtgcataaaaactctggaAACTTGGCATGGAATTCATGTCTGGCAAAAATATGATATTGTCATAGTGCTGCACCAGGGCTCTGTAGAAACCCCTAAATCGAAACATGGATGGAGCAAACCAAAATTAAGTTGGATCGGAActtgttatagaccaagacaaacaaaaaagtccattgggaccattgcctcaactcaacagggagtcggccattttgaatttggtgtccATTGTGGCGATTTGCACACTTCGTAAATGTCTAGACttagatatcgtagacttagtATCAGTgactttgcatttaaaaaatccAGCAAAAACTGtgtcaaaatgtgaataaataaaacactcacacaaatgctgagtaatacagtgtgtgtttgtttgtgtatttttaaccatcacaactaaacgcctaacccttaacctgacaagaaaactgttaaaattgtattgtatttcgTATTTGtatgtaaggtgaccttgatTGCCACAAAGGCGCAATGTCAACAAAGTTTAATTTATTCTAATACAAAAACTTTGGAATGAAACCTAACCTGTGTTCCAGGCTCCGCCCCTTCACCTGACTCACCCAAGAAAAATTAAGAAACAGTCAGTCGCCGTTGGTGAATGAAGAGAGCGACAATCAGACTCTGTCCTCTGACTGAGTCCAGCTGCAGGACAGAGGAAGCTGCTTCGTCCACTTGTCCACACACTGAAGGTGAGTTTGACAAAAACCACCCACCTAGAAACCCTGCCTTCCTCCCACCAGGGAGACGCTACAGGTCTCTCTGTGTCCCAGACCAGCCAGCTCAGGTGTGGCTGTCACCAAACTGAACTCTGCACCTCGTTGACCGCCAGCACATCCACCCAGCCCAGAACCCAGGGGCcaaaacggctcctggcacgaaTTTGTGTTATTTAGCTTCACTGAGTCAAATTGCTCAATTGAGTTTATGTATTTGATGAATCCTCTCTGTGTCATCTGTACATGAACACTGTAACGGTCAGTGCACGCATTCAAACCTTCAGTAATGTTTAATTGGGATATCTTTTGATATTGtagtcaattacagtgattGTTTAGACTGCATTTAAAGCCATAGATTGATTGCCTTGTCCCTGTTTTCAGGGTGTTGCCCCGATCTgataaaattaatatttaattcatttttcaaaaatatcttATAAATAAGtaattgtttaattattttatcaatcaaattattgccactAACTGTTGATCCCCAATATTTATGGTGCCCCGTGTGAGGCTCTCAAGTATACCAACTTTGGAATGAAACCTAACCTGCGTTCCAGGCTCCGCCCCTTCACCTGATTCACCAAAGAAAAAACAGTCGCCATCGGTGACTGAAGGTCAGACTCTGTCCTCTGACTGAGTCCAGCTGCAGAAGACAAGACGCTGCTTCGTCCACACACTGAAGGTGAGTTTGCCACAAACCTGTACTCAAAGTGAACTTCAGTAaagtcagaggaggagggagacctGACCACTCTGGGTCTGCTCTGCTTTCACAGACAAAATGGCCTCCAGATCAGAGGAGGATCTCTGCTGTCCCATCTGTCATGAGGTCTTCAGAGATCCTGTGGTTCTGTCCTGTAGCCACAGCTTCTGTAAAGACTGTGTGAAGACATGGTGGAGAGACAGACCAACACCAGACTGTGCTTTTTGTAAGAGAAGGTCTTCAAAGACTGAACCACCGTGTAACCTGGCTTTAAAGAACTTGTGTGAGACCTTCTTACAGGAGCAAGGTCAGAGGTCTTCAGAGGTTCTCTGCAGTCAGCACTCTAAGAAACTCAGACTCTTCTGTCTGGACCATCAGCAGCCAGTGTGTCTCGTCTGCAGAGactcagaaaaacacatcggCCACAAGTTCAGACCCATCGATGAAGCTGCACAAGAACACAAGGAGCAACTTCAGGAAACTCTGGAGACCTTCAAGAAGAACTTACAGAGTCTGGAAGAAGTTCAGGTGGAGTTtgatcaaacagcagaacacatTAAAGTCCAGGCCCGACTCACAGAGACACGGATGAAGGAGCAGTTTAAGAAGCTTCATCAGTTTCtacaagaggaagaggagaccaGGATGGCTGcactgagggaggaagagcagcagaagagtcacatgatgaaggagaagatggaggCTCTGAGCAGAGAGATAGAAGCTCTATCAGATACAGTCCGAGCCACAGAGGATGAGCTGAGAGCTGAAGACATCTCCTTCCTGCTCAACTACAGAGagcaacagcgccccctgctggagccTCCACAGCTTCACTCAGGAGCTCTGATAGACGAGGCCAAACACCTGGGCAACCTGGCCTTCAACATCTGGAACAAGATGAAGGACGTGGTCTCCTACAGTCCTGTGGTTCTGGACCCAAACACTGCTCATCCATTCCTCATCCTGTCTGAAGATCTGACCAGTGTGAGACtaggagacagacagaaggtTCCTGATAATCCAGAGAGGTTTGATTATGTCATCAGTGTCCTGAGCTCTGGGGGTTTGAACTCAGGAACTCACAGCTGGGACGTCCAGGTTGGAGACAATGACATCTGGACAGTGGGAGTTTTAGAGTCTGTCCAGAGGAAAGGAGACATAAAGTCTGGATTATGGGGGATAGTGTTCTATAGAGATAAATACTACAAACTGTCATCAGGTCAAGAGTCTGTTCTCCAGCTGAAAAAGAAGATCCAGAAGATCAGAGTGAGTCTGGACTGGAACAGAAGAAAACTGTCCTTCTCTGATCTCGATAATAACAAATTCATacacaccttcacacacactttcacacacaccatGTTTCCATACATTTTCAATGGTGATGGTGCTGATGATCACCCAGTGAAGATGTTAccagaggaaaacaacagtTAGAGGCAAACAGAAGCTTTTTATTTCCTGCTGtttgtgtccccgcgagctaaaatcactgatttttggtgtgggagagtgagtggtttacaaaattCAGTTTCCTGTAGGAACAgtttgtctaacagtgagataaaaatgtgacataGATTTAGGTTTGCTTTTAAGAAATTGTTGTAAATAATGACATCTTCtccatacattgaccgatcgccACAAAACTTCATgtgtgacacaagagaccgaccctgaacacgtttacacacacaaacttgatCCAACAGGAACTCCAAACACCGAGCGACCTCTTACTTGGCCAAGGTCAGATTTGCCACGACCTGTCCTAGTTCTACTTGATTTTGTTACTGAACCCCTTCTGATTTCCTTTGTCTCCGTACCTGTACTCTATGACAACAAAGTTGAAGCTGATCTAATCTCAACACTTTGGAATGAAACCTAACCTGTGTTTCAGACTCCGCCCCTTCACCTGACAGGTGAAAAAACAGGAAACGGTGGAAAGGTTTTGCAGATTCAAGAgtggtcagggaactgctgcactgcAATGCAAAAAAAGCTAAAACACAGCTAAAACGCTAACATTAACACTGTCATATTTGAATAGTGATTATTATTTAAGTCTATTTTTTGATTAAACCCTTGCTGCTGATCATAaactaaaagagagagacagaggaagagtgagagggagggagggaggaagggagcgagagagagagagagagcagtaaTTGGTGTGATGCTGTTTGTGAAGCAGATGAGAGCAGAGTTAACGAGCTGAGCCTCCAGCACCAATTAAACAACAAACTGTAGACATGGACTGAGGAGAGCTGCtgcaattaaacacacacacacacggtttcaGGTGAAGCTGTTATTCAGTGGAGTTtaagttctttctttcttttttctttaataatgaCTTTAATGAGATGAAACGTTTGAAGttcataaaccactcactctcccacaccaaagtccatagagaaaatcagtgatttcagctgcggggacacaggagctgctggtcctctgctgcctcgtgtggtcactttgtgtcactgatgtaaatcTGTCTTAATTTTATAAATGAAGACATgagaagttagtgatggaggcagaagtggatcaacaactcctgtgtgtgtgtgtgtgatgttaaaatcactgattttctctctgggctttggtgtgtgagagtgagtggtttacaaacttcagtttcctgttggtttATTGATTGGTTTAACttctttgtgggttttttgtcacttgcacatacacaaatgtaaacacGTCGATATTAACACAACAACGATGCTGCCTCCTGCTGACAGAGCGACGGCACGTGAACCACGGTTTACcttcaaataaatatttcagaACAGACCAGAGAATCCTGCGTCTtcttgataaaaacacacagctgaGAACATGAATCATGTCCATGTCCCTGGCAGTGGAGACGACTCACTACACATTtaaccaaacacacatttgacaaaGCTGCGGGTGTAAATCCTGCGTAGTTCTGCTTtaacgttgtttttttcctcctctcactgATGAtaacgtgtgtgtttaaaacgtCTCCGTGCAGCTTCAGACTTTCATAATAATCAGTGACTTTTATTCGGTGTGTTTCAGagtgtcagtgaacgcatcGTCTGTGTCTGCTTCAATGACCTGAGCGCCACTGAAAGCTCCTAATTATTACTGCAGCTGTGTTACTCTggatgaaggtgtgtgtgtgtgtgtgtgtgtgtgtgcgtgaaatgATAAGGGCCTGTGGGAAAGATAACAGTTATTATCGCCCTCTGTGGTCAACCCCCCCCCATTCTACCCCTTgtctcagaaacacacacacacacacacacgcacgcacatgcacacacacacgcacaggtcAATTTACAGCTAGCAACTGTAGACTTGCTTGTGTCCCGATGGGCtctattactgtgtgtgttgggCCATGGACtgatggcacacacacacacacacacacacacacacacagacacacagacacacacacacacagcagcagcgttGTGGGCACAGAGGTGGGTAATCAGCGTGTAAACACAGTGAGGCtggcaagaaaaacaacatgtagAATCTCATGCAAACATGCTGTAATATGTGTACACACTCTGACaaacaacatgtgtgtgtgtgtgtgtgtgtgtgtgagcagatgtGAGTAAACAATTgtacaaaacaagcacacaaaaaagtgcATGGAAACAAGTGAAATCACACACAAAGACCtattagctgtgtgtgtgtgtgtgtgtgtgtgtgtgtgtataaaaggCACCACTAGGTGTCACTGCAGTCTGTGCACGTcatcagagagggagagagagacgagatGCTAATGTCCAGACCATCGCTACAGCTGAAGCTaattatacaaaataataaagcactcactctcccacaccaaagtccatagagaaaatcagtgattttagctgcagggacacaggagctgctggtcctctgctgcctcgtgtggtcactttttgtcactgagttcaatctgaacaaaggatctTAATGCcgaataatacaaaataagacatttgaacttagtgatggaggcagcagtgtgtgtgtgtgtgtgtgtgtgtgatgttaaaatcactgattttctctgtgggctttggtgtgggagagtgagtgatttacagacgtctgtgtcacagtgagataaagacgtgaacgtgtttttttaaagacatcgtagactttaATGCTGCTATTATGAACATCCGTGTGTTAAACGCCCAGCAggaaacatttatttctttaattgtGCCTGTTTTAACCTCAAGGGTTTATGTTTTCACCACATGTTTTATGATTGTTGGTAAACTGATGAGCGACTCACCACAGGATCATCATATATACtcagatatacatatacatacagtatatatatgtatatctgtgAGTGTTTGACAGAGCGCGGAAGCCTCAGGGTTCACGTGCTGTCGCTCTGTCAGCAGGAGGCAGCGTCGCTGTTGTGTTAATATTGACgtgtttacatttgtgtatGTGCAAGTTTACGctcttgttttttcctcttctttatttctttctagAAACGTGACAAATGATGAACTTtataatggagaaaaaaaaacatctgacacTTTCCCACGTTCatggaaacaggaaacaacacGTTAGTGCGTCTCGTAAGCGTTTGTAAAATGACTCCTTTCTCTCTCCGCTGAGCGGACACGCCTGGATacacacaggtcacatgaccagtcAGGTGTCAACAGGAAGCCGTTGTTGCATCGTGACGGAAAATTCTATGAAAAAGGAAACGACGACTGAAAAGTCAGGAAGCGTTGgtccacactaaaaaaaaaatcccccagttttcacaataaaagtcttaatTTGGGTTCATCCAAGCTAAAACACAGCCACATAGTTCTTAAAGAAAAAGTCTAATTTTCCAATCAtccacaaatacataaataaataaaataaaattattggtttctgttcatccacactaatacgtgaccatgaagttttcaaaaataaaagtctcagtttctgttcatccacactaaaacatgaCCCTGCAGGTTCATATCTAGTTATTGATCATAGTACacctaaataaaacataatgcgTTGTATTGCAGCAGACAGTCACTGATGCTCTATTTTGAAGGTCATAGATGCTTTAATGTTTCCTGCTGTTGAACGATGGGTGTCCCTAAAATTTTGACCGTCTAATTTTAACCAAACGTAAACGTAACAATCTATCTTTAAGTGGCAACAACAGCAGAACACAAAGTGTCAAAGTTACAGCTACAACAGTTTGTAGCTGTAACCCagaggcgcgcacacacacacacacacacacacacacacacacacacacttatgaaTATCAGGGTGAAAATGACACCCGTTCCTTCATGCTAGCTGTTTCCCTGGTGAGTTTTATGTAAATATTGACGAGTGCCGACGCCTGCAGCCGCGCGGCGGTGCAGGAGCTGTCAGCTTTCATGTTTCATTTCCTCCGACATATGTCGACGAACAACGAGATGGACCTGTGCTGTAAAAGATGACACGCCTACTACGTGATTTTATCTCTGGATATCTATCTGGAACCTGACGACAAAAACCTCTGCTCACATTTCTCTGGTCCAGGTACAAACATTCAGAGTCCTTCAACTCTGATTCTACGCAACATgaacaaacagagaaacaaaagcaTGACAAAGAGACATAAGACAAGCACGGAGAGACACTCGACAACTGGACagagacataaaataaatacagagacacaaaaggaCCACATCAAGGtgaaatgacttttaaaaaaaaggcaaaaaagacACAAGACAACCACAACGAGACACAAAActgaacagagacacacaagacaACCACGAGACACAAGACAACCACAGAGACAGAACACCGTTACAAACAGAGAAACctaaacaaccacaaagagaatATTCTAACTATTGTTGGTATAAATATTCTCTTTACGGTTTGTTAACCTGTACACAGTTTTAATAAACTATGAACAGGTTAACAAACCCTAAGAATAGAGAGTATTTTCTCATTTATATTGAAATGAAACGATAAACCAGATTAAATTGGACTACAGTGAGTTAGTCCCAGATGTTCTCCAGGACGTGGTCTCGTCATCTTTTGCAGCGTGGAGCAGGAGACGGCGGCGCGGCGCACAGAGGCGACAGCCTCACAGATGATTAAATAAAGACTGTTTGGTAATTTATTCCAAAGTGTTGCAGTGGAACATATGTGGTGTTTCTCCTGAGGAGGCCTTTTGTTACCAACTCGTTAATATATGATAAAAATAACAGGCGAGCTTTCTCACTCACATACTTGACACAATGATTTCTTACTTTAAtaccttattttttattattaaatcaaaTGAATCTGCTGTCTATCATTCAgctctattctttttttaaatctccacatggattcacaaaaaaataaaaaaacaaaagaacaaaatacaGTGTCCTCTGACAGCttattgctgttaatataaAAGTCTGGCCAGTCAGGTCCAAagtcagtgtgtgcatgtgtgctacCCGGGTAGTATGCGAGTTGCTCCAGGTGCACTCTGGGTCGTCTCAAATCCAGACCCGTCTCGGACGGAAACCCTGGTCGCAATCAACGCTGTCGCCTCCATGTAGATTCAGCAACTTCTGCCATTGCAGAACATAAAGTTAACACTTTACTCAAATATAACCTCGAATACTGGCCACAAAATAATGAGCAACTGTATCATGAGACATTCAAAACCTCAGTCCCCATTAATGTGTCTTTTAACAGTATAATCGAAATCATGTCATTTCTAATCAATCATGCCTCTCGTTCACATTTACAAACGTCAATCATTTCACAATCAactaaaacacattatttatatgAAACAAATCAGGGGGAAAACCTGCACATGCACATATCACGAAGTTTAGCGCGCGCGCACGCAGACAACATTGAACATGGCGTCCAGAAGTGACGCAGCGAAAATCACGCTATTCACGTGAACACCGAGCACATCGACTCGTTACAGCATTTCTATCATATTTACGCTTGACTGcgattgttttttaaagcataAACAAAGGTTcaatattccacatttaaaacGAACTCAAAATGTGAGTAGCGGTTAGCAACTTAGCATAGCAACGCAATAACTCACCGGAGTGTTGAGttgttaaaacaaaatacagcaaGTTCCGGTTCCGGTTCCGGTCGCCGCTGTCCTGGAACCCTGTCGTGACAactcagaaacacaaacacacttgtgtctgtctgtggaaATAAAACTGCACTCCTTCCACAAAGTGTTAATAATCCTGCTCGTTAAAAGATCGTGGGAGCATCAgtgtcgtctctctctctctctctctcccagcatGCAATGCACGCATCCCTAGATTTCCTTCATTGAATGTGTATGGAGCGCCCTCCTGTGTTCGCACAAAGCAACTACAACCTTATACAGCTctctccacaaacacaaaaaaacgaattatttcacacaaaaccatcaataaaatacagtaataaaACCAATTGTATTTACAAACGCGACAA
This genomic interval from Solea solea chromosome 18, fSolSol10.1, whole genome shotgun sequence contains the following:
- the LOC131444917 gene encoding nuclear factor 7, ovary-like, whose translation is MASRSEEDLCCPICHEVFRDPVVLSCSHSFCKDCVKTWWRDRPTPDCAFCKRRSSKTEPPCNLALKNLCETFLQEQGQRSSEVLCSQHSKKLRLFCLDHQQPVCLVCRDSEKHIGHKFRPIDEAAQEHKEQLQETLETFKKNLQSLEEVQVEFDQTAEHIKVQARLTETRMKEQFKKLHQFLQEEEETRMAALREEEQQKSHMMKEKMEALSREIEALSDTVRATEDELRAEDISFLLNYREQQRPLLEPPQLHSGALIDEAKHLGNLAFNIWNKMKDVVSYSPVVLDPNTAHPFLILSEDLTSVRLGDRQKVPDNPERFDYVISVLSSGGLNSGTHSWDVQVGDNDIWTVGVLESVQRKGDIKSGLWGIVFYRDKYYKLSSGQESVLQLKKKIQKIRVSLDWNRRKLSFSDLDNNKFIHTFTHTFTHTMFPYIFNGDGADDHPVKMLPEENNS